A single genomic interval of Streptomyces sp. BA2 harbors:
- a CDS encoding ABC transporter permease, protein MMFFASLRARWAGLLGAFVAVALGVALTAAMGLGLASTFSAPEREPVRFAGSPVVVMGQNTLTVPVKRGPDTAHVSKPLAHPHPVDIELLRELRRLGPVQLDGAKRDAVGVDAPAGAVREVVGDRARVLTGGDRRLADPEPGRDAEALVAVNSFLGTAGGVSAFVSVFVTASTFAFVVALRRREFGLLRMAGATPWQVRRTLLAEALAVGVAASGVGCALGAWGAPLLAEALVDAEIAPEWFGIGGAVWPYHLAFWVGVLVAFSGAWIASRRAGRVGPVEALRDASVDTGVMPWSRRIVGGALLAAGLGLLAWTLWSDPSALLKRKTYTTQPMILITALAALTPLLVRPVLRAVRLPGAIGLLVRENSAASVRRTAAVAAPVLVTVALAGSLLGSAETVGEARAEEARERTGAELVLTGEDLSPAEVAGEVAAEAVEAAEAGKVDGVAVAASSASTAVFVREGEGTALIRSDARAVGDPAAYASVSRLPVVAGDVRDLDDRSIVVNEEWERRRVGERVDVWLGDGRPARLRIVAVLARGTGDNGAYVTSANAGAAAAVDRIDVGLRDGADRDEVAGALRERFAGGGEGGLRVRTAEEWLAATHPATKPQTRLGLLGLFVLLGIALIYTAISLAGTLLMATSTSARGPELRSLRMAGATEGQVRLVIAGESLLAVGVGAALGLAVTLLNLGTLSAGLSRLSAPAGVVVPWGVVGAAVGVCAVVGAGVMGVRRR, encoded by the coding sequence ATGATGTTTTTCGCCTCCCTTCGTGCCCGCTGGGCCGGCCTTCTCGGCGCGTTCGTCGCTGTCGCGCTCGGCGTGGCGCTCACCGCCGCGATGGGGCTCGGGCTCGCCTCGACGTTCAGCGCGCCGGAGCGGGAGCCCGTGCGGTTCGCCGGGTCACCCGTGGTCGTCATGGGGCAGAACACTCTGACCGTCCCGGTGAAACGCGGCCCGGACACCGCACACGTATCGAAGCCACTCGCTCATCCACACCCTGTGGATATCGAACTTCTGCGCGAGCTTCGGCGCCTCGGTCCCGTCCAGCTTGACGGGGCGAAGAGGGACGCGGTGGGTGTGGATGCTCCGGCCGGTGCGGTGCGGGAAGTCGTCGGGGATCGGGCTCGCGTGCTGACCGGGGGCGACCGGCGGCTCGCCGATCCGGAGCCGGGGCGGGACGCGGAGGCGCTGGTGGCGGTGAACTCGTTCCTGGGGACGGCGGGCGGGGTGTCCGCGTTCGTGTCCGTGTTCGTCACCGCGTCCACCTTCGCCTTCGTCGTGGCGCTGCGGCGGCGGGAGTTCGGGCTGCTGCGGATGGCCGGAGCGACTCCGTGGCAGGTGCGCAGGACCCTGCTCGCCGAGGCTCTCGCGGTGGGCGTCGCGGCCTCCGGGGTGGGGTGCGCGCTGGGGGCCTGGGGCGCGCCGCTGCTGGCCGAAGCCCTGGTGGACGCGGAGATCGCTCCGGAGTGGTTCGGGATCGGCGGGGCGGTCTGGCCGTACCATCTCGCGTTCTGGGTCGGGGTGTTGGTGGCCTTCTCGGGGGCGTGGATAGCCTCGCGACGGGCGGGGCGCGTGGGTCCCGTCGAGGCGCTGCGGGACGCGTCCGTCGATACCGGGGTCATGCCGTGGAGTCGGCGGATCGTGGGGGGCGCGCTGCTGGCGGCGGGGCTCGGGCTGCTGGCCTGGACGCTGTGGAGCGATCCGTCCGCGCTGCTGAAGCGGAAGACGTACACGACCCAGCCGATGATCCTGATCACCGCCCTCGCCGCGCTCACTCCGCTACTCGTACGTCCCGTCCTGCGCGCCGTCCGTCTTCCCGGCGCGATCGGGCTCCTGGTCCGCGAGAACTCCGCCGCGTCCGTGCGTCGCACCGCCGCCGTCGCGGCGCCGGTCCTGGTGACGGTCGCTCTCGCGGGCTCGCTGCTGGGCTCGGCGGAGACGGTGGGCGAGGCGAGGGCGGAGGAGGCGCGGGAGCGGACTGGCGCCGAACTGGTCCTGACAGGCGAGGACTTGAGCCCGGCGGAGGTGGCAGGGGAGGTGGCGGCGGAGGCGGTGGAGGCGGCGGAGGCCGGGAAGGTCGACGGGGTGGCGGTGGCCGCGTCGTCCGCCTCCACTGCGGTGTTCGTACGGGAGGGGGAAGGCACGGCGCTGATCCGCTCGGACGCGCGGGCCGTGGGCGATCCGGCGGCGTACGCCTCGGTCTCGCGGCTTCCGGTGGTGGCGGGTGACGTACGCGATCTCGACGACCGGTCGATCGTCGTCAACGAGGAGTGGGAGCGGCGGCGGGTGGGCGAGCGGGTCGATGTCTGGCTCGGGGACGGCAGGCCTGCGCGGCTGCGGATCGTCGCGGTGCTCGCGCGGGGGACCGGGGACAACGGGGCGTACGTTACGTCGGCGAACGCGGGGGCTGCGGCGGCGGTGGACCGCATTGACGTGGGGCTGCGGGACGGGGCGGACCGGGACGAGGTGGCGGGGGCGCTGCGGGAGCGGTTCGCCGGCGGGGGCGAGGGGGGCCTCCGGGTGCGGACGGCGGAGGAATGGCTCGCGGCCACGCACCCGGCGACGAAGCCGCAGACGCGGCTGGGGCTGTTGGGGCTGTTCGTGCTGCTGGGTATCGCGCTGATCTACACAGCGATCTCCCTGGCGGGGACGCTGCTGATGGCGACCTCGACCTCGGCACGGGGCCCTGAACTGCGCTCGCTGCGGATGGCTGGGGCTACGGAGGGCCAGGTGCGGCTGGTGATAGCCGGGGAGTCACTGCTGGCGGTGGGGGTGGGCGCGGCACTGGGCCTGGCGGTGACTCTGCTCAACCTGGGCACATTGAGCGCGGGCCTGTCACGGCTTTCGGCGCCGGCGGGGGTGGTGGTGCCGTGGGGGGTGGTGGGGGCGGCTGTGGGGGTGTGTGCGGTGGTGGGGGCGGGGGTGATGGGGGTACGGCGGAGGTGA
- a CDS encoding ABC transporter ATP-binding protein: protein MTSTAVRLTAVRRLYRDVTALDGVDLAIRAGTFTAIMGPSGSGKSTLLQCAAGLDRPTSGTVEVGGTDLTGLSERRLTLLRRDRIGFVFQSFNLLPSLTAAQNVALPLRLAGRRPSRTEVADALGRVGLGDRARHRPGELSGGQQQRVALARALVTRPAVLFADEPTGALDTTTSREVLSLLRELVDMEGQTTVMVTHDPVAASHADRVVFLVDGRVADEVLAPDAGEVARRMAGLESGRLGPGGLASGGPGSVCPGLGGGAGLGGGAGSGGGTGSGGGSGSGWGEVVGR from the coding sequence ATGACCTCAACTGCCGTACGGCTCACCGCCGTCCGCCGTCTCTACCGTGACGTGACCGCCCTCGACGGCGTCGACCTCGCGATACGTGCCGGTACCTTCACCGCGATCATGGGGCCGTCCGGCTCCGGCAAGTCGACGCTGCTGCAGTGCGCCGCCGGGCTCGACCGGCCGACGTCCGGGACGGTCGAGGTGGGCGGCACGGATCTGACGGGGCTGAGCGAGCGGCGGCTGACCCTGCTGCGAAGGGACCGTATCGGCTTCGTATTCCAGTCCTTCAACCTCCTCCCGTCACTGACCGCCGCCCAGAACGTCGCCCTGCCGCTGCGGCTCGCTGGGCGCAGGCCTTCACGTACGGAGGTGGCGGACGCGCTCGGCAGGGTGGGCCTCGGTGACCGCGCCCGGCATCGACCGGGGGAGCTTTCAGGTGGCCAGCAACAACGGGTGGCGCTGGCACGGGCGCTCGTCACCCGCCCCGCGGTGCTGTTCGCCGACGAACCGACCGGCGCACTGGACACGACGACGAGCCGTGAAGTGCTGTCTCTGCTGCGGGAGTTGGTGGATATGGAAGGCCAGACGACCGTGATGGTGACGCACGATCCCGTGGCGGCGTCGCATGCGGACCGTGTGGTGTTCCTGGTGGACGGCCGGGTGGCGGATGAGGTGCTCGCGCCGGATGCGGGGGAGGTGGCTCGACGAATGGCGGGACTTGAGTCGGGTCGCCTTGGGCCTGGTGGGCTTGCGTCGGGCGGGCCCGGCTCGGTTTGCCCTGGCTTGGGCGGTGGTGCTGGCTTGGGCGGTGGTGCTGGCTCGGGTGGCGGCACCGGCTCGGGTGGCGGCAGTGGCTCGGGTTGGGGCGAGGTGGTGGGGCGATGA
- a CDS encoding DUF2786 domain-containing protein: MDDPATDVTEVIDKAFAAALYADGDEGLDTGASLLAAAPDADAELWRRGEELVRRAWERGWQPADVIRMVGRAQDDVAHGTDRTHQTQLAAELITTETRRYGDTLPPRWNAQLAELAPQDGPRPDRAPQDGPRPGRSSQPGLRSGPRLDRFSQATATLALYRLLLRLPAIEPVGPAPGAPLHAPPPPGHEEPRILTRIRALLAKAEATGFPEEAEALTAKAQELMARHTIDEALLASRTHAKDTPGACRIGVDAPYETAKAILLDAVATANRCRAVWNEAYGFSTVVGFEPDLEVVELLHTSLLVQGTAAMTKAEAGQRAGGRKRTKTFRQAFLLAYANRLGARLAAAAEDVAVESPEAGELLPVLAARDVAVTSHAERMFPETSTTRVRGVTDREGWTSGTAAADEAQVAPGRRRLA, from the coding sequence ATGGATGATCCGGCGACCGACGTGACAGAGGTGATCGACAAGGCGTTCGCGGCAGCGCTGTACGCGGACGGCGACGAGGGCCTCGACACCGGCGCGTCCCTCCTCGCGGCCGCCCCCGATGCCGACGCGGAGCTGTGGCGCAGGGGCGAGGAGCTGGTGCGCCGGGCGTGGGAGCGGGGCTGGCAGCCTGCGGATGTCATACGGATGGTCGGCCGCGCCCAGGACGACGTCGCCCACGGCACGGACCGTACCCACCAGACGCAGCTGGCCGCCGAGCTGATCACGACCGAGACCAGGCGGTACGGCGACACGCTTCCGCCCCGCTGGAACGCGCAGCTGGCCGAGCTCGCCCCACAGGACGGTCCGAGGCCGGACCGCGCCCCACAGGACGGTCCGAGGCCGGGCCGCTCATCCCAGCCCGGATTGAGGTCCGGCCCGAGGCTCGACCGTTTCTCCCAGGCCACCGCCACCCTCGCTCTCTACCGCCTTCTCCTGCGCCTCCCCGCGATCGAGCCGGTGGGACCCGCCCCCGGCGCCCCGCTGCACGCGCCCCCGCCGCCCGGCCACGAAGAGCCCCGCATCCTCACGCGTATCCGGGCGCTCCTGGCGAAGGCCGAGGCCACCGGGTTTCCCGAGGAGGCGGAGGCGCTCACCGCCAAGGCGCAGGAGCTGATGGCCAGGCACACCATCGACGAGGCCCTTCTCGCGTCCCGTACCCATGCCAAGGACACTCCCGGCGCCTGCCGCATCGGCGTGGACGCCCCGTACGAGACGGCGAAGGCGATCCTCCTGGACGCGGTGGCCACCGCGAACCGCTGCCGCGCGGTGTGGAACGAGGCGTACGGCTTCTCGACCGTCGTCGGTTTCGAGCCCGACCTGGAAGTGGTCGAACTCCTCCACACCTCCCTCCTCGTGCAGGGGACGGCGGCGATGACGAAGGCGGAGGCGGGGCAGCGGGCGGGCGGCCGGAAGCGTACGAAGACGTTCCGTCAGGCTTTCCTGCTGGCTTACGCGAACCGCCTCGGTGCGCGGCTCGCCGCGGCGGCGGAGGACGTCGCCGTGGAGTCCCCGGAGGCGGGGGAACTGTTGCCCGTCCTGGCTGCCCGGGATGTGGCTGTCACGTCCCACGCCGAGCGCATGTTCCCCGAGACGAGTACGACCCGGGTGCGGGGTGTGACGGACCGGGAGGGCTGGACGTCCGGGACGGCGGCGGCGGACGAGGCGCAGGTGGCGCCGGGGCGGCGGCGCCTCGCCTGA